The Amaranthus tricolor cultivar Red isolate AtriRed21 chromosome 2, ASM2621246v1, whole genome shotgun sequence genome contains the following window.
ACAACGCGGGAATTATCAgttcgtttgttttgaaaacctgCACAACACGACCATTGCGATGTGATAcgaccttgtttttacactatgctaTAAGCCtgataaactaaatatgaaGAATTCTAATTAGGAGAGAGGAGTTAAATGTTGCCTAATGTTGATAACTTATTCCATTTTCGATTAGCTAAAGACGTAGATAgcacaacaaaataaaacatattaatatataatcttTTGCAATAGACTCtctgttactcggactcttcattctGCTTCACGTACCTGTGTTCGATCCTTTTTTCTCAGACATTgatatggcacttagacacttcttTTAGGCggaaaatagaatattttgacgtattcgacacttggacacgtaccggtatccaacatcagtacccgagtccaagtaacataaaaTAGACTTTGTTTACGTGGCTTGTGCAAACTGTGCTAAGACATTTTGAAATGTACGAGCATCTGAGTACCTTGTGTTTAAAACCCCAATAAGTAGATATCTTATAATCATCTAATGGAGCATTATATCGATATCAATATACTGTCTAGTGTATGAAATCTACTGGAAAATAGACTAATTTGCATGAATTATGCTTGGGTTTTTTCTTGATTCATTTTTTCATTCAATCTGCAGCGTGCCCAGTAAATTTCGAGGGTCAAAACTACACGATCATAACAAGTCAATGCAAAGGACCGAAGTATTCCGCTGATGTCTGTTGTAAGGCCTTCAAGGAATTTGCTTGCCCTTTCTCCGATGAGCTCAATGACCAGTCAAATAACTGTGCAAGCACTATGTTTAGCTACATAAATCTCTACGGTAAATACCCTCCCGGCATTTTCGCAAACGAGTGCAAAGAGGGTAAGCGCGGGCTTGAATGTGAGGAAAAATCGACAGATCCAGTTTCAAAAGACGTCAAAGCAAACATCGCTCACCAATCGAACTTATTGTCTCCCGTGGTGGTGATATTAACTGCGTCGTTCGTTTCCTTGTTTTGCTTGTTCTAAGAGCCTATACGTTGATTCCGCTACTCGTCTCATAGTATGTTTAGATGTATCTTTATTGTATAACTTATGCTTTGTGTACAATTGATTGTATGGTTGCATCCTATTATTTCATTGTATTCTAAGACTGTATTTACTGATTATATG
Protein-coding sequences here:
- the LOC130806531 gene encoding GPI-anchored protein LLG1-like, with translation MSINRYLGFAVFLLLLNLASSSYFSDTIFDSHRSTGRSLLQAQKPCPVNFEGQNYTIITSQCKGPKYSADVCCKAFKEFACPFSDELNDQSNNCASTMFSYINLYGKYPPGIFANECKEGKRGLECEEKSTDPVSKDVKANIAHQSNLLSPVVVILTASFVSLFCLF